The nucleotide window CCTGGATCTTTGCAAATCAAAAGTGCTGCTGCCCATCTGTCCCTGCTCCAGGTAGTAGTTGGGGACTGATGCCTGCCTTAAGAAGGCAGCAGGCAGTATTCCCTGAGTGAAGGAGTTGATCCTTGCCCTGCTACCGCCGCCTGCAGGAGCACACGGGGCGGGGAGAGGCGATGCAGAGGCTCCGCTCGGCTGGAGCCTGGGCTCGGCAGGGAGCAGCGCCGCGTTCTCATCGGGAGGAGGCAGCGGGGAGGAGGCGGAGGCGGCGGCGGCGGCTGGAGCGACAGCAGCCGCACCGCCTGGAGCCCGGAGAGGCAGCGGCGCTGTGCCGCCCCCGCCCCCGCCggcgctgctgctgctgctgctactggtgAGCCCACTCGCCCCGGCcccatcctcctgctcctcagcctCCTCATCCTGAGTGAGGCGTCCGTCCAGAGAGATGTTGGTGAGAAAGCTGAGTGCCGCCTGCCTCCTCCTCGGGTCTATCCGTTTCCTGGTGCTGGGCTCAGTGCTGCTGCTGGAATGTAATGCCGAGCTGgggttgttgttgctgctgctgctgctgctggtggtcACAGCCGCCATCCTCCTGTGGAAATGTTGAATGTGTCCCAATGCAGCGTGTGTGGATGTGTGTACCTATGCATATAGATAGGAGTTGTTTCTTTTTATCTCGTGCATATAATATTTATACATTTAAAAGCGCGTGTCCTTGCTAACAGAGCTAAACGTGCTGCTGCACTGCTCGGTGCAAACACTAAGAAGCGCTCTGTCAGCCCCAGCAGTCAGGCTGGAGGGAGGGACAAGGAGGCGGCCACTAGACAAAGCGCATGATCCCCAGCCCTTCCCACACACACGGTAGCTCTTGTACAGTCAGCTCAAGGTTGCAGGCTTCATGCAAACCGGATCCACTGGCTGGTGGGGATTCTTTTAATGTGCCTGGTTATCTTTGCAACCCAAGATTGTAAAATGCAAACGTCGCGCgaccggagagagagagagagaaagattaatCTGCAATGGGAACTTCCTCGGGGACACAAAAACATATTTTTTCCCCGACCGAAGGTTGTGTAAGATTTGGGTATCCACTCCCTTTGCCATTCCGCAGGCGACTCCTGCTGGCCGCCTACATTCAGCAATGTGGGTGTGCGTTTCTTTTTGGAGCCAACCTGCGAGGGGATTGCTGACAGTGTAAATTGTATAATGTACCTTCTGCAAATGCCGAGCTGACAACAATGCACTGTACACCAACCAGGGAGCCTCGGCATTATTTTCACTGCACATGAATTAACAGGGCGGTGTCCACCGGTACCACCACATTCTCTCCCATCAGATTAAATGATCCTTTGAACGAGCAAAAAGCTTACAAAATGTATAACTCGAGCTCAATGTGTTCTTGCAACAAGTAATTAGCCAATCACAAAGGAAAGGGAAATATCCACAAATAAAGTTTATTCCAAACTTCAGTGCTCTTACACTGGAGATGTCTTGATTTGGGAGCATTGGCCTACATTCCTAATTAAGGTTCGACGTGCCCTATTTTAACTGTTGTCCTGAATATTTCTTATTAGTGGTTTCttctcagtttttattttgctaaATATTGAATTTCTTGAACACTTCTCCAGCAGCCCCAGTGGTTACCAAAAATTTCAGCTAAATCACCTGATTTTATAAAAATCACCGTGTTCCTATTCTGGAAGGGATGAAAATGTCTACTTTGTAGACATGATGACTGTTTACTTATTCCTGTCGACAGTATGCAGGTGCCAGGCAATAACAATTGAATAGCTTGCAAAAAGTTTTTGTTCTTACGACTTTATGTTGCTGAAATGAAATTACTTCTTAGATGCCTCCTTTCGTAGCAGGGAAAGAAGTCAGTTTTGGAGACTGACATGAATTGGCAGTCGAGCTTTTCTTTTCCATGCTTTGCTACGTAAAAGCATTTTATTAAGGTAAAATTATTTGGTATTGcgtgtggactgcagcagttcaagaagacgcctcaccaacaccttctgaagagcaacttagggacaggtaatgttgCTAGtgcagtcagcaacacccacaattcataagtgaataaaaaaaatttagcTTACttacaggccattaggcccaacaagtccacaccaaccctccaaaacccattcccctacacttactccttcacctaacactgcaggcaatttagcatgaccaattcacctaacctgcacatctttagactgtgggaggaaaccagagcaccaagaggaaacccatgcagacacagggagaatgtggcaggaattgaacccaggtctctggcactgtgaggcagtagtgctaaccactgtgccaccccaagttATTTGGCTGGCGCTTGAATGTATCCTTAGGTTTTCAGTGCCCAGGGCTGCTCAAACAATTCAAAGATGGCCATGACTTCCTCTGGTTTGGACTGTTCTGAATTTATTGTTtgacattttgttcttttttgttcatCTACGTGATGTGGGCTTTGCTGCCTGGGGCAGCACTGAAGGGACAATGAGTCCAAGACAGGATAGTGATTGGCTgtgaggggaatttgcaagtggtgaTATATCACTCTCGTCCTTCGAGATAGTGCTGGTCATGCCTTGAAGTAGCCTTGGTGAAGTAGCATCTTGtgaatggtacacactgttgctgctgAGTGTCTGTGCAAAAGTGGttaaatatttgtggatgtagtgccagtaAAGTGACCTAagttgtcctggataatgtcaagcttcttgtagttggagctgcactcattgaaGCAATTTGGgaatattcaatcacactcctgagtttTGCCTTTTAGATGGCAGACAGGaattgaggagtcaggaggtgaattacttgctgcaggatacctagcctctgacctgttccagtagccactgtatttatattactagtccagttcaatttcttgtctgtaGTAACTGCCAGAATTTTAATTTTGGAgggtttcagcaatggtaataccattgaatgtcaaaggatgatggttagattctctcctgttgaagatggtcattgcctggtacttgtgcaAATGTTTCTCATAACTCGTTGCCCAAACTTGGATATTATCCAtaacttgctgcatttggacatggacagcttcactatctgaacattgtgcaattatcagtgaacgtccttatgatggagggaaagtcgttgatgaagtagctgaagatggttaggccaaaAACACTCCCCAGAGAagctcctgcagaggtgtcctgaagc belongs to Chiloscyllium plagiosum isolate BGI_BamShark_2017 unplaced genomic scaffold, ASM401019v2 scaf_15245, whole genome shotgun sequence and includes:
- the LOC122547323 gene encoding CDK5 and ABL1 enzyme substrate 1-like produces the protein MAAVTTSSSSSSNNNPSSALHSSSSTEPSTRKRIDPRRRQAALSFLTNISLDGRLTQDEEAEEQEDGAGASGLTSSSSSSSAGGGGGGTAPLPLRAPGGAAAVAPAAAAASASSPLPPPDENAALLPAEPRLQPSGASASPLPAPCAPAGGGSRARINSFTQGILPAAFLRQASVPNYYLEQGQMGSSTFDLQRSRLVHKRYEDFTVCVLFYIIALKFFKY